In the genome of Ornithorhynchus anatinus isolate Pmale09 chromosome 9, mOrnAna1.pri.v4, whole genome shotgun sequence, one region contains:
- the RHOQ gene encoding rho-related GTP-binding protein RhoQ isoform X2, giving the protein MAHGPGALMLKCVVVGDGAVGKTCLLMSYANDAFPEEYVPTVFDHYAVSVTVGGEQYLLGLYDTAGQMRGLRHRDVKRLAPRTGGGAGIRTQTRATSTGWTGPTNVSQRRHAPWKRAQLQEDYDRLRPLSYPMTDVFLICFSVVSRASFQNVKEEWVPELKEYSPNVPFLLIGTQIDLRDDPKTLARLNDMKEKPVCVEQGQKLAKEGDPFGHGKHVDLGHRPG; this is encoded by the exons ATGGCGCACGGGCCGGGGGCGCTGATGCTCAAGTGCGTGGTGGTGGGCGACGGGGCGGTGGGCAAGACCTGCCTGCTGATGAGCTATGCCAACGACGCCTTCCCCGAGGAGTACGTGCCCACCGTCTTCGACCACTACGCAG TCAGCGTCACCGTCGGGGGCGAGCAGTACCTGTTGGGACTGTACGACACGGCCGGACAG atgaggggactgaggcacagagacgtgaagcgacttgccccacggacaggtggtggagctgggattagaacccagacccgtgcTACGTCAACCGGATGGACGGGGCCTACTAATGTGAGCCAAAGAAGGCATGCTCCTTGGAAAAGGGCGCAACTccag GAAGACTACGACCGCTTAAGACCGCTCTCTTACCCCATGACCGACGTCTTCCTCATCTGCTTCTCGGTGGTGAGCCGGGCCTCCTTTCAGAACGTGAAGGAGGAATGGGTGCCGGAGTTAAAGGAGTACTCGCCCAACGTTCCCTTTCTCTTAATAGGGACCCAG ATCGATCTCCGGGACGACCCGAAAACCCTAGCGCGACTGAACGATATGAAGGAGAAACCGGTCTGCGTGGAGCAAGGACAGAAGCTGGCCAAGGAG GGAGATCCTTTCGGACACGGAAAACACGTGGACCTTGGACACCGACCAGGCTAG
- the RHOQ gene encoding rho-related GTP-binding protein RhoQ isoform X5: protein MAHGPGALMLKCVVVGDGAVGKTCLLMSYANDAFPEEYVPTVFDHYAVSVTVGGEQYLLGLYDTAGQEDYDRLRPLSYPMTDVFLICFSVVSRASFQNVKEEWVPELKEYSPNVPFLLIGTQIDLRDDPKTLARLNDMKEKPVCVEQGQKLAKEIGACCYVECSALTQKGLKTVFDEAIIAILTPKKHTVKKRLGSRCINCCLIT, encoded by the exons ATGGCGCACGGGCCGGGGGCGCTGATGCTCAAGTGCGTGGTGGTGGGCGACGGGGCGGTGGGCAAGACCTGCCTGCTGATGAGCTATGCCAACGACGCCTTCCCCGAGGAGTACGTGCCCACCGTCTTCGACCACTACGCAG TCAGCGTCACCGTCGGGGGCGAGCAGTACCTGTTGGGACTGTACGACACGGCCGGACAG GAAGACTACGACCGCTTAAGACCGCTCTCTTACCCCATGACCGACGTCTTCCTCATCTGCTTCTCGGTGGTGAGCCGGGCCTCCTTTCAGAACGTGAAGGAGGAATGGGTGCCGGAGTTAAAGGAGTACTCGCCCAACGTTCCCTTTCTCTTAATAGGGACCCAG ATCGATCTCCGGGACGACCCGAAAACCCTAGCGCGACTGAACGATATGAAGGAGAAACCGGTCTGCGTGGAGCAAGGACAGAAGCTGGCCAAGGAG ATAGGCGCGTGCTGCTACGTGGAATGTTCCGCTTTAACGCAGAAGGGCTTGAAGACTGTTTTCGACGAGGCTATCATAGCCATTTTAACTCCAAAGAAACACACGGTGAAAAAGCGGCTGGGCTCCAGGTGCATAAACTGCTGCCTGATCACGTga
- the RHOQ gene encoding rho-related GTP-binding protein RhoQ isoform X1, protein MAHGPGALMLKCVVVGDGAVGKTCLLMSYANDAFPEEYVPTVFDHYAVSVTVGGEQYLLGLYDTAGQMRGLRHRDVKRLAPRTGGGAGIRTQTRATSTGWTGPTNVSQRRHAPWKRAQLQEDYDRLRPLSYPMTDVFLICFSVVSRASFQNVKEEWVPELKEYSPNVPFLLIGTQIDLRDDPKTLARLNDMKEKPVCVEQGQKLAKEIGACCYVECSALTQKGLKTVFDEAIIAILTPKKHTVKKRLGSRCINCCLIT, encoded by the exons ATGGCGCACGGGCCGGGGGCGCTGATGCTCAAGTGCGTGGTGGTGGGCGACGGGGCGGTGGGCAAGACCTGCCTGCTGATGAGCTATGCCAACGACGCCTTCCCCGAGGAGTACGTGCCCACCGTCTTCGACCACTACGCAG TCAGCGTCACCGTCGGGGGCGAGCAGTACCTGTTGGGACTGTACGACACGGCCGGACAG atgaggggactgaggcacagagacgtgaagcgacttgccccacggacaggtggtggagctgggattagaacccagacccgtgcTACGTCAACCGGATGGACGGGGCCTACTAATGTGAGCCAAAGAAGGCATGCTCCTTGGAAAAGGGCGCAACTccag GAAGACTACGACCGCTTAAGACCGCTCTCTTACCCCATGACCGACGTCTTCCTCATCTGCTTCTCGGTGGTGAGCCGGGCCTCCTTTCAGAACGTGAAGGAGGAATGGGTGCCGGAGTTAAAGGAGTACTCGCCCAACGTTCCCTTTCTCTTAATAGGGACCCAG ATCGATCTCCGGGACGACCCGAAAACCCTAGCGCGACTGAACGATATGAAGGAGAAACCGGTCTGCGTGGAGCAAGGACAGAAGCTGGCCAAGGAG ATAGGCGCGTGCTGCTACGTGGAATGTTCCGCTTTAACGCAGAAGGGCTTGAAGACTGTTTTCGACGAGGCTATCATAGCCATTTTAACTCCAAAGAAACACACGGTGAAAAAGCGGCTGGGCTCCAGGTGCATAAACTGCTGCCTGATCACGTga
- the RHOQ gene encoding rho-related GTP-binding protein RhoQ isoform X3: MAHGPGALMLKCVVVGDGAVGKTCLLMSYANDAFPEEYVPTVFDHYAVSVTVGGEQYLLGLYDTAGQMRGLRHRDVKRLAPRTGGGAGIRTQTRATSTGWTGPTNVSQRRHAPWKRAQLQEDYDRLRPLSYPMTDVFLICFSVVSRASFQNVKEEWVPELKEYSPNVPFLLIGTQIDLRDDPKTLARLNDMKEKPVCVEQGQKLAKEARAATWNVPL; the protein is encoded by the exons ATGGCGCACGGGCCGGGGGCGCTGATGCTCAAGTGCGTGGTGGTGGGCGACGGGGCGGTGGGCAAGACCTGCCTGCTGATGAGCTATGCCAACGACGCCTTCCCCGAGGAGTACGTGCCCACCGTCTTCGACCACTACGCAG TCAGCGTCACCGTCGGGGGCGAGCAGTACCTGTTGGGACTGTACGACACGGCCGGACAG atgaggggactgaggcacagagacgtgaagcgacttgccccacggacaggtggtggagctgggattagaacccagacccgtgcTACGTCAACCGGATGGACGGGGCCTACTAATGTGAGCCAAAGAAGGCATGCTCCTTGGAAAAGGGCGCAACTccag GAAGACTACGACCGCTTAAGACCGCTCTCTTACCCCATGACCGACGTCTTCCTCATCTGCTTCTCGGTGGTGAGCCGGGCCTCCTTTCAGAACGTGAAGGAGGAATGGGTGCCGGAGTTAAAGGAGTACTCGCCCAACGTTCCCTTTCTCTTAATAGGGACCCAG ATCGATCTCCGGGACGACCCGAAAACCCTAGCGCGACTGAACGATATGAAGGAGAAACCGGTCTGCGTGGAGCAAGGACAGAAGCTGGCCAAGGAG GCGCGTGCTGCTACGTGGAATGTTCCGCTTTAA
- the RHOQ gene encoding rho-related GTP-binding protein RhoQ isoform X4 — MAHGPGALMLKCVVVGDGAVGKTCLLMSYANDAFPEEYVPTVFDHYAVSVTVGGEQYLLGLYDTAGQMRGLRHRDVKRLAPRTGGGAGIRTQTRATSTGWTGPTNVSQRRHAPWKRAQLQEDYDRLRPLSYPMTDVFLICFSVVSRASFQNVKEEWVPELKEYSPNVPFLLIGTQIDLRDDPKTLARLNDMKEKPVCVEQGQKLAKE, encoded by the exons ATGGCGCACGGGCCGGGGGCGCTGATGCTCAAGTGCGTGGTGGTGGGCGACGGGGCGGTGGGCAAGACCTGCCTGCTGATGAGCTATGCCAACGACGCCTTCCCCGAGGAGTACGTGCCCACCGTCTTCGACCACTACGCAG TCAGCGTCACCGTCGGGGGCGAGCAGTACCTGTTGGGACTGTACGACACGGCCGGACAG atgaggggactgaggcacagagacgtgaagcgacttgccccacggacaggtggtggagctgggattagaacccagacccgtgcTACGTCAACCGGATGGACGGGGCCTACTAATGTGAGCCAAAGAAGGCATGCTCCTTGGAAAAGGGCGCAACTccag GAAGACTACGACCGCTTAAGACCGCTCTCTTACCCCATGACCGACGTCTTCCTCATCTGCTTCTCGGTGGTGAGCCGGGCCTCCTTTCAGAACGTGAAGGAGGAATGGGTGCCGGAGTTAAAGGAGTACTCGCCCAACGTTCCCTTTCTCTTAATAGGGACCCAG ATCGATCTCCGGGACGACCCGAAAACCCTAGCGCGACTGAACGATATGAAGGAGAAACCGGTCTGCGTGGAGCAAGGACAGAAGCTGGCCAAGGAG tga
- the PIGF gene encoding phosphatidylinositol-glycan biosynthesis class F protein, with protein MAPEERTVKERDIRTLFYTHLLGVFTIVATTFVPSFFLEKFSVLETHLTWLGICSASVAALNVGFYFLIRPNPPAKRNSVSHKVSRFLKCCVYFLVSCTLFHLITVLYGAPLIESVLETFSFAVILSTYTTLPCLCVLGPNLHAWQRVFSKNGASSIWDKSLQITTLTSVAGAWLGAFPLPLDWDRPWQVWPISCTLGATSGYAAGLLVSPLWIYRNRQRLTRKGS; from the exons ATGGCCCCCGAAGAGAGAACCGTGAAAGAAAGGGACATCAGGACACTGTTTTACACGCACCTCTTGGGCGTCTTCACCATCGTCGCCACCACCTTCGTCCCGTCTTTCTTCCTGGAGAAGTTTTCCGTTCTGGAGACCCACCTGACGTGGCTGGGCATCTGTTCGGCCAGCGTGGCCGCCCTCAACGTCGGGTTCTATTTTCTCATCAGACCAAACCCGCCGGCCAAGAGGAACTCGGTGTCGCACAAG GTATCCAGATTTCTGAAATGCTGCGTCTACTTTCTCGTTTCCTGCACGCTCTTTCACCTCATCACTGTGCTCTACGGGGCTCCCCTAATTGA ATCGGTGCTGGAAACATTCTCTTTTGCCGTCATCTTGTCTACCTACACCACCCTACCTTGCCTGTGCGTTTTAGGGCCCAACCTTCACGCCTGGCAACGAGTGTTCAGTAAAAATGG CGCCTCCTCCATTTGGGATAAAAGTCTGCAGATCACCACCCTGACCAGCGTGGCGGGAGCCTGGCTCGGGGCCTTCCCGCTGCCCCTCGACTGGGACCGGCCTTGGCAG GTCTGGCCCATCTCCTGCACCCTGGGAGCCACCTCGGGCTACGCGGCCGGCCTCCTGGTCTCCCCGCTGTGGATCTACCGGAACCGGCAGCGACTCACGCGCAAGGGCAG TTAA